One genomic window of Gallaecimonas sp. GXIMD4217 includes the following:
- the fabF gene encoding beta-ketoacyl-ACP synthase II, with translation MTKRRVVVTGMGMLSPVGNTVQDSWQALLAGQSGIDTISHFDTSAFGTKFAGNVKGFDVSQYLSPKDAKKMDLFIQYGIAAGIQALNDSGLELERTDLTRVGVAVGSGIGGLGLIEKNHEALLKSGPRKMSPFFVPSTIINMVAGHLSIMHGLRGPNIAITTACTTGVHNIGHAARMIAYGDADVMLAGGAEMACTPLGMGGFGAARALSTRNEDPKAASRPWDRDRDGFVLGDGAGVMVLEDYEHAKARGARIYAELSGFGMSGDAYHMTSPPDDGAGAALSMANAVKDSGLALDSVGYVNAHGTSTPAGDIAESNAVKSVFGDHAYKMMVGSTKSMTGHLLGAAGSVEAIITVMALHDGAVPPTINLDNPSEGCDLDYVPHEARQVQLEHALCNSFGFGGTNGSLLFSKI, from the coding sequence GTGACCAAGCGTCGTGTCGTGGTAACCGGCATGGGCATGCTGTCCCCGGTCGGTAACACGGTTCAAGATTCCTGGCAGGCGCTGCTGGCCGGCCAGAGCGGTATCGATACCATCAGCCATTTCGATACATCCGCTTTCGGCACCAAGTTCGCCGGCAACGTCAAAGGCTTCGATGTTTCCCAGTACCTGTCCCCCAAAGACGCCAAGAAGATGGATCTGTTCATCCAATATGGCATCGCGGCAGGGATCCAGGCCCTGAACGACTCCGGCCTGGAGCTGGAGCGGACCGACCTGACCCGGGTGGGTGTGGCGGTCGGCTCCGGCATCGGTGGCCTGGGCCTGATCGAAAAGAACCACGAGGCCCTGCTCAAGTCAGGTCCGCGCAAGATGTCCCCCTTCTTCGTGCCGTCCACCATCATCAACATGGTGGCCGGGCACCTGTCCATCATGCATGGCCTGCGGGGACCCAACATCGCCATCACCACCGCCTGTACCACGGGCGTGCACAACATCGGCCACGCCGCCCGCATGATCGCCTACGGCGATGCGGACGTGATGCTGGCCGGTGGCGCCGAGATGGCCTGTACCCCCCTGGGCATGGGCGGCTTCGGCGCGGCCCGGGCCCTGTCCACCCGCAATGAAGATCCCAAGGCCGCCAGCCGTCCCTGGGACAGGGACAGGGACGGTTTCGTGCTGGGTGACGGTGCCGGTGTCATGGTGCTGGAGGACTACGAGCATGCCAAGGCCCGTGGCGCCCGCATCTACGCCGAGCTGAGCGGCTTCGGCATGAGCGGTGACGCCTACCACATGACCTCGCCGCCGGACGACGGCGCCGGTGCCGCCCTGTCCATGGCCAACGCGGTCAAGGACAGCGGCCTGGCCCTGGACAGCGTCGGCTATGTCAACGCCCACGGCACCTCCACGCCGGCCGGCGACATCGCCGAGAGCAACGCGGTCAAGTCGGTGTTTGGCGACCACGCCTACAAGATGATGGTGGGCTCCACCAAGTCCATGACAGGTCACCTGCTGGGCGCCGCCGGCTCAGTGGAAGCCATCATCACCGTGATGGCCCTCCACGACGGCGCCGTGCCGCCCACCATCAACCTGGACAACCCGTCCGAAGGCTGTGATCTGGATTATGTGCCCCATGAGGCCCGCCAGGTGCAGCTGGAGCATGCCCTGTGCAACTCCTTCGGCTTTGGCGGTACCAACGGCTCGCTGCTGTTCAGCAAGATCTAA
- the tmk gene encoding dTMP kinase, whose translation MKQKLKAGAGFVVIEGLEGSGKSSAIAVVDDFLKGRGADTVRTREPGGTPLAEAMRDLVKTPTEEPLTPQAELLLMYAARVQLVENVIKPALAMGQWVVGDRHDLSSRAYQGGGRGIDEGLIDAIRTAVLGDFRPDLTLYLDIEPALGLDRARGRGELDRIEQEALAFFERTRARYLALASTCPDTVIIDASQPMDQVHADIRSALAERLLEPA comes from the coding sequence ATGAAGCAGAAACTGAAAGCCGGTGCCGGCTTCGTGGTCATCGAGGGCCTGGAAGGCTCCGGCAAGTCCTCGGCCATCGCCGTGGTCGATGATTTCCTGAAAGGCCGGGGCGCCGATACGGTGCGCACCCGCGAGCCCGGCGGCACGCCGCTGGCCGAGGCCATGCGGGATCTGGTCAAGACCCCCACCGAGGAGCCCCTGACCCCACAGGCGGAGCTGCTGCTGATGTACGCGGCCCGGGTGCAACTGGTGGAAAACGTCATCAAGCCGGCCCTGGCCATGGGGCAGTGGGTGGTGGGGGACCGCCACGATCTGTCCAGCCGCGCCTACCAGGGCGGCGGCCGCGGCATAGACGAGGGGCTTATCGACGCCATCCGCACGGCGGTGCTGGGCGATTTTAGGCCCGACCTGACCCTGTACCTGGACATAGAGCCGGCCCTGGGCCTGGACAGGGCCAGGGGCCGCGGTGAGCTGGATCGCATCGAGCAGGAGGCCCTGGCCTTCTTCGAGCGCACCCGCGCGCGTTACCTGGCCCTGGCGAGCACCTGCCCGGACACCGTCATCATCGACGCCAGCCAACCCATGGACCAGGTCCATGCCGATATCCGCAGCGCCCTGGCCGAGCGGCTGCTGGAGCCGGCCTGA
- a CDS encoding MlaD family protein, which yields MKDNAVKNLATPDIRRVRKLSLVWLVPVLALLLASYLVYQQFLDRGLSITIRFPQAEGLVAGKTELRYQGFKVGVVSHLSFSPQENEFTAHIDAMRDLEPLLKEDTQFWLVKPQASLLGVSGLDTLFSGNYIAMQPGQGRDRRHFVARRSAPAAPVPDGAFMVELALEDLGSLGVGSPIYYRHVPVGQVHSFHLDKAAGAVVLKLVFDEDYRDLVKRSSRFRNASGLKAEASLSGIKVETHGLVPLLSGGLIMESPEDAPQADYGQRFVLSKDKRFRQQLHLRTSQILPPGTPVVEQQRLVGEVLKSNDSGVTIGFVQKAPSRFYAWVAERQLKDLSLETLLHPRYVRILPGVEGRDELHQHPPLPGPDDREQLIELVSDKRIADGVPLYYKGFTIGEVLYSELVAQTPVSQLLVYGDFRQLVTRDSRIETQTPLKLEAKLSGIKVDSAPIADWWQGALKLIQGQGEPAKYGQRFHVDEPVAPAGPVLRLLARPARALPHGTPLRWQGFDVGQVESARLLPGGEESELLVRLDERHNGLIDDGLRFYWQPPLKIQASLKGLDLTLPDLASLQAGTINAVRARSGTPVKDGATFRLYVGQEQALSDGQRLQLSLPLDRTVVPGTAIKHLGLPIGEVASVRQEGKRLLASLQLVPGLYPRLARDGSRFTLITPEIGLGGVKHLDALLSPYLAVMPGEGEHRSHFALADSLYDHDIVYVQAQVAGDLGPGSPVWFRDLPVGEILAVTLTPGADAVHFKLAIKAEYGHLVRTSSIFWRQSGFKARFGLLEGLDVEVGSLQSLIKGGIQFGTRPGGKAPLPQRPFPLRDSAPDHWQHWPALAD from the coding sequence ATGAAAGACAACGCCGTCAAGAACCTGGCCACCCCTGACATACGCAGGGTCAGGAAGCTGTCCCTGGTCTGGCTGGTGCCGGTGCTGGCCCTGTTGCTGGCCTCCTACCTGGTCTACCAGCAGTTTCTGGACCGGGGCCTGAGCATCACCATCCGCTTTCCCCAGGCCGAGGGCCTGGTGGCCGGCAAGACGGAGCTGCGCTACCAGGGCTTCAAGGTCGGGGTGGTCAGCCACCTGAGCTTCTCGCCCCAGGAAAACGAATTCACCGCCCATATCGACGCCATGCGCGATCTGGAGCCGCTGCTGAAGGAAGACACCCAGTTCTGGCTGGTCAAGCCCCAGGCCAGCCTGCTCGGCGTATCCGGCCTGGACACGTTGTTCTCCGGCAACTACATCGCCATGCAGCCCGGCCAGGGTCGGGATCGCCGCCATTTCGTGGCCAGGCGCAGCGCCCCGGCGGCGCCGGTACCCGACGGCGCCTTCATGGTGGAGCTGGCCCTGGAGGATCTCGGCTCCCTTGGCGTCGGCTCGCCCATCTATTACCGACACGTGCCGGTAGGCCAGGTGCACTCCTTCCACCTGGACAAGGCCGCCGGCGCCGTGGTGCTGAAGCTGGTGTTCGACGAGGACTACCGGGATCTGGTCAAGCGCAGCAGCCGTTTCCGCAACGCCTCCGGGCTCAAGGCCGAGGCCAGCCTGTCCGGCATCAAGGTCGAGACCCACGGCCTGGTGCCGCTGCTGTCCGGCGGCCTGATCATGGAATCCCCTGAAGACGCCCCCCAGGCCGACTATGGCCAGCGTTTCGTGCTCAGCAAGGACAAGCGCTTTCGCCAGCAGCTGCACCTGCGCACCAGCCAGATCCTGCCGCCGGGCACCCCTGTGGTGGAACAGCAGCGCCTGGTGGGCGAAGTGCTCAAGAGCAACGACAGCGGCGTGACCATCGGCTTCGTGCAGAAGGCGCCAAGCCGCTTCTACGCCTGGGTGGCCGAGCGCCAGCTCAAGGATCTCAGCCTGGAGACCCTGCTCCACCCCCGCTACGTGCGGATCCTGCCCGGCGTCGAAGGCCGCGACGAGCTGCACCAGCACCCGCCCCTGCCGGGCCCGGACGATAGGGAGCAGCTCATCGAGCTGGTCAGCGACAAGCGCATCGCCGACGGCGTGCCGCTCTACTACAAGGGATTCACCATAGGTGAGGTGCTCTACAGCGAGCTGGTGGCGCAGACGCCGGTCAGCCAGCTGCTCGTCTACGGCGACTTCCGGCAGCTGGTGACCCGCGACAGCCGCATCGAAACCCAGACGCCCCTGAAGCTGGAAGCCAAGCTCAGCGGCATCAAGGTCGACTCGGCGCCCATCGCCGACTGGTGGCAGGGCGCCCTGAAGCTGATCCAGGGCCAGGGCGAGCCGGCCAAGTACGGCCAGCGCTTCCATGTCGACGAGCCCGTGGCACCCGCGGGGCCTGTGCTGCGACTGCTGGCCAGGCCCGCCCGCGCCCTGCCCCATGGCACGCCGCTGCGCTGGCAGGGTTTTGACGTCGGCCAGGTGGAAAGCGCCCGCCTGCTACCCGGCGGCGAGGAATCGGAGCTGCTGGTGCGCCTGGACGAACGCCACAATGGCCTTATCGATGACGGCCTGCGCTTCTACTGGCAGCCGCCGCTTAAGATCCAGGCCAGCCTCAAGGGCCTGGACTTGACCCTGCCGGATCTGGCCAGCCTGCAGGCCGGTACCATCAATGCGGTGCGCGCCCGGAGCGGAACACCGGTCAAGGACGGCGCCACCTTCCGCCTCTATGTGGGCCAGGAGCAGGCCCTGTCCGACGGCCAGCGCCTGCAGCTCAGCCTGCCCCTGGACAGGACTGTGGTGCCGGGCACCGCCATCAAGCACCTGGGCCTGCCCATAGGAGAAGTGGCCTCGGTGCGCCAGGAGGGCAAGCGCCTGCTGGCCAGCCTGCAGCTTGTGCCCGGTCTCTACCCCCGCCTGGCCCGGGACGGCAGCCGCTTCACCCTGATCACCCCGGAGATAGGCCTGGGCGGCGTCAAGCACCTGGATGCCCTGCTTTCTCCCTACCTGGCGGTCATGCCGGGTGAGGGTGAGCATCGCAGCCACTTCGCGCTGGCCGACAGCCTCTACGACCACGACATCGTCTACGTACAGGCCCAGGTGGCAGGCGACCTCGGCCCGGGCAGCCCGGTCTGGTTCCGGGATCTGCCGGTGGGCGAGATCCTGGCGGTGACCCTGACCCCGGGCGCCGACGCCGTGCACTTCAAGTTGGCCATCAAGGCCGAATACGGCCACCTGGTCCGTACCAGCAGCATCTTCTGGCGCCAGAGCGGCTTCAAGGCCAGATTCGGCCTGCTGGAGGGACTGGACGTGGAAGTGGGCAGCCTGCAGAGCCTGATCAAGGGCGGGATCCAGTTCGGCACCCGCCCCGGCGGCAAGGCGCCGCTGCCCCAGCGCCCCTTCCCGCTCAGGGACAGCGCCCCGGACCACTGGCAGCATTGGCCGGCCCTGGCCGACTGA
- the mltG gene encoding endolytic transglycosylase MltG: MKKWLAAFGLLLTLATAALVAGALWVKQQWSRPLALAEPELLEVRAGDSAFNLLYAFHERGWLAEPRLGQLLLKLKPELGQIRAGCYEISPGMTLEAVLARLGSGDEASFAVTLIEGHRFQEWRQVLAEAPHLQLTLDNVSDAELAERLGVEHVEGWFMPETYHYRCRDKDSQVLARAHQAMKQALDELWPKRADDLPLASPYEALILASIVEKETAVAEERPLVAAVFVNRLRKKMRLQTDPTVIYGLGDEFDGNLTRQHLRSHTDYNTYVIRGLPPTPIAMPSRAAIEAVLHPAKTDYLYFVANGDGSHVFSRTLAEHNRAVNKYQRKR; the protein is encoded by the coding sequence ATGAAGAAGTGGTTGGCCGCCTTTGGCCTGCTGTTGACCCTGGCCACGGCCGCCCTGGTCGCCGGCGCCCTCTGGGTCAAGCAGCAATGGAGCCGTCCCCTGGCCCTTGCCGAACCCGAACTGCTGGAAGTCAGGGCCGGAGACTCCGCCTTCAACCTGCTCTATGCCTTTCATGAGCGGGGCTGGCTGGCCGAGCCCAGGCTGGGCCAGCTGCTGCTGAAACTGAAGCCCGAGCTGGGGCAGATCCGCGCCGGCTGCTACGAAATCAGTCCCGGCATGACCCTGGAAGCCGTGCTGGCCAGGCTCGGCAGCGGTGATGAGGCCAGTTTCGCGGTGACCCTGATCGAGGGCCATCGCTTCCAAGAGTGGCGTCAGGTCCTGGCCGAGGCTCCCCACCTGCAACTGACCCTGGACAATGTCAGTGACGCCGAGCTGGCCGAGCGTCTCGGGGTTGAGCACGTGGAAGGCTGGTTCATGCCCGAGACCTACCACTACCGCTGCCGCGACAAGGACAGCCAGGTGCTGGCCCGGGCCCACCAGGCCATGAAACAGGCCCTGGACGAACTCTGGCCCAAGCGGGCGGATGATCTGCCCCTGGCCAGCCCCTACGAGGCGCTGATCCTGGCCTCCATCGTCGAGAAGGAAACGGCGGTGGCCGAGGAGCGGCCGCTGGTGGCGGCGGTATTCGTGAACCGGCTCAGGAAGAAGATGCGGTTGCAGACCGATCCCACGGTGATCTATGGCCTGGGCGACGAGTTCGACGGCAACCTGACCCGCCAGCACCTGCGCAGCCACACCGATTACAACACCTACGTCATTCGTGGCCTGCCGCCCACGCCCATCGCCATGCCGTCCAGGGCCGCCATCGAGGCGGTACTGCACCCGGCCAAGACCGACTACCTCTATTTCGTGGCCAACGGCGACGGCAGCCACGTGTTTTCCAGGACCCTGGCCGAGCACAACAGGGCCGTGAACAAGTATCAGAGAAAGCGTTGA
- a CDS encoding YchF/TatD family DNA exonuclease — MLVDSHCHLDRLKLAEDEDLGQALARARGRGVGHFLSVCVTLDSFPAMMAAIAPYPEVVASCGVHPLNQDEAGDLNRLEAMAAHERVVAIGETGLDYFYAPESAELQQQAFRHHVRVARKLGLPLIIHTRDAREDTLDILREEGQGEVTGVLHCFTESLEMAEAAIEMGFHISISGIVTFRNAEALRDVVRALPLERLLVETDSPYLAPVPHRGKSNEPQYVADVADFVASLKGVSPAQLGEITTENFFNCFPRARPLLLG; from the coding sequence TTGCTGGTTGATTCCCATTGTCATCTCGATCGATTGAAGCTGGCCGAAGACGAGGATCTGGGCCAGGCCCTGGCCCGGGCCAGGGGCCGCGGCGTCGGCCATTTCCTGTCGGTGTGCGTCACCCTGGACAGTTTCCCCGCCATGATGGCGGCCATAGCTCCCTATCCCGAGGTGGTGGCCAGCTGTGGCGTCCACCCCCTCAACCAGGACGAGGCCGGCGATCTCAATCGCCTGGAAGCCATGGCGGCCCATGAGCGGGTGGTGGCCATCGGCGAGACCGGCCTGGATTACTTCTATGCCCCGGAGTCCGCCGAGCTGCAACAGCAGGCCTTTCGCCACCATGTGCGGGTGGCCCGCAAGCTGGGGCTGCCGCTGATCATCCACACCAGGGATGCCCGTGAAGACACCCTGGATATTTTGCGCGAGGAAGGCCAGGGCGAGGTGACCGGGGTGCTGCACTGCTTCACCGAGAGCCTGGAGATGGCCGAGGCGGCCATTGAGATGGGCTTCCATATCTCCATTTCCGGCATCGTCACCTTCCGCAACGCCGAGGCCCTGCGAGACGTGGTGCGGGCCTTGCCGTTGGAGCGGTTGCTGGTGGAAACCGACAGCCCCTACCTGGCGCCCGTGCCGCACCGGGGCAAGTCCAACGAGCCCCAGTACGTGGCGGACGTGGCCGACTTCGTCGCCAGCCTCAAGGGCGTCAGCCCGGCGCAACTTGGCGAAATCACCACCGAGAACTTCTTCAACTGCTTCCCCAGGGCCAGGCCGCTGCTGCTGGGCTGA
- the pabC gene encoding aminodeoxychorismate lyase, producing the protein MTQAHLDDRLLNYGDGHFTTLKVSGGKPLHWPRHLARLQEGCARLAMAPLNWQQLSDEVAELARKQGQGGIKVLVSRGRGGRGYRPDAAMASHYWLKAFDGPAHYPQWQQQGIRVDILPVRLGHQPLLAGLKHCNRLEQVLASQCLESLRLDEGICLDQAGMLRSAVSANLFWSKGGRLFTPGLILAGVAGIMRDLVMAQRPVDQVDAGPEALAEADEIFLTNALMGVVPIRQLADRALASGPVTRALQEELNENTP; encoded by the coding sequence ATGACTCAGGCCCATCTGGACGATCGCCTCCTCAACTATGGCGACGGCCACTTCACCACCCTCAAGGTTTCCGGCGGCAAGCCCCTGCATTGGCCAAGGCACCTGGCCAGGCTGCAGGAGGGCTGCGCCCGCCTGGCCATGGCCCCCCTTAACTGGCAGCAGCTCAGCGACGAGGTCGCAGAACTTGCCAGGAAGCAGGGGCAGGGCGGCATCAAGGTGTTGGTGTCCCGGGGCCGGGGTGGCCGCGGCTACAGGCCGGATGCGGCCATGGCCAGCCACTACTGGCTCAAGGCCTTCGATGGGCCGGCTCATTACCCCCAATGGCAACAGCAGGGTATCAGGGTGGATATCCTGCCGGTGCGCCTTGGCCACCAGCCGCTGCTGGCCGGCCTCAAGCACTGCAATCGCCTGGAGCAGGTGCTGGCCAGCCAATGCCTGGAAAGCCTCAGGCTCGACGAGGGGATCTGCCTGGATCAGGCTGGCATGCTGCGCAGCGCCGTTTCCGCCAACCTGTTCTGGTCAAAAGGTGGCCGCTTATTCACCCCCGGGCTGATCCTGGCCGGGGTCGCCGGTATCATGAGGGACCTGGTGATGGCACAGCGGCCGGTAGATCAGGTCGACGCCGGCCCCGAGGCCCTGGCGGAAGCCGACGAGATCTTCCTCACCAACGCCCTGATGGGGGTGGTGCCGATAAGGCAGCTGGCCGATAGGGCCCTGGCAAGTGGCCCCGTCACCCGTGCCCTACAAGAAGAACTGAACGAGAACACACCATGA
- the rsmF gene encoding 16S rRNA (cytosine(1407)-C(5))-methyltransferase RsmF, with the protein MDAIMPAHLDREAFKAACQRPLRRAIRVNTLKISVEDFKARVEPRGWQLDPVPWCETGFWLKRPEAEEAALALGNVAEHLLGLFYIQEASSMMPPEALFKALDRQPAHVLDVAAAPGSKTTQMAALMQNQGMLVANEFSGSRIKGLFSNLQRLGIHNTALCHFDGRVFGPALPESFDAILLDAPCGGEGTIRKDEDALKDWSQDHIDMISAVQRDLIDSAFQALKVGGVLAYSTCTLNRQENQDVVAWLADRHPGAVEILPLDNLFPGAEQAITEEGFLHIWPQIFDSEGFFVAAIKKVAAINAEAEPQRLGRFPFQPLGRKDKAAVRQYFQGQFGIALPDSLWQRDKEIWLFPEGAEALAGKIRFDRLGLRLAETLKKGYRSHHDAIIALGSQAIHNVVELDADQARAVFCGRDIEWPGAQAGAGEVVLTLEGHPIGIGKWLKNKIKNNLPREILKDNLSWLI; encoded by the coding sequence ATGGACGCCATCATGCCCGCCCACCTGGACAGGGAGGCCTTCAAGGCCGCCTGCCAGCGGCCCCTGCGTAGGGCCATTCGCGTCAATACCCTCAAGATCAGCGTCGAGGACTTCAAGGCCAGGGTCGAACCCCGTGGCTGGCAGCTGGATCCGGTGCCCTGGTGCGAGACCGGCTTCTGGCTCAAGCGGCCAGAAGCGGAGGAAGCCGCCCTGGCGCTCGGCAATGTGGCCGAGCACCTGCTGGGCCTGTTCTACATCCAGGAGGCCTCCTCCATGATGCCGCCGGAGGCCCTGTTCAAGGCCCTGGACCGGCAGCCGGCCCATGTGCTGGACGTGGCGGCGGCGCCCGGCTCCAAGACCACCCAGATGGCGGCCCTGATGCAGAACCAGGGCATGCTGGTGGCCAACGAGTTTTCCGGCTCCCGCATCAAGGGGCTCTTTTCCAACCTGCAGCGCCTGGGGATCCATAACACCGCCCTGTGCCACTTCGACGGCCGGGTATTCGGCCCGGCCCTGCCGGAGAGCTTCGACGCCATACTGCTGGACGCCCCCTGTGGCGGCGAAGGCACCATCCGCAAGGACGAGGACGCCCTCAAGGACTGGTCCCAGGACCATATCGACATGATCAGCGCCGTGCAGCGGGATCTCATCGATTCCGCCTTCCAGGCCTTAAAGGTGGGCGGCGTGCTGGCCTACTCCACCTGCACCCTGAACCGCCAGGAGAACCAGGATGTGGTGGCCTGGCTGGCCGACCGCCATCCGGGCGCGGTGGAGATCCTGCCCCTGGACAATCTCTTCCCCGGCGCCGAGCAGGCGATCACCGAAGAAGGTTTCCTGCACATCTGGCCGCAGATCTTCGACTCCGAAGGCTTCTTCGTGGCCGCCATCAAGAAGGTGGCCGCCATCAACGCCGAGGCCGAGCCCCAGCGCCTGGGCCGCTTCCCCTTCCAGCCCCTGGGCCGCAAGGACAAGGCCGCCGTCCGTCAGTATTTCCAGGGCCAGTTCGGCATAGCACTGCCGGACAGCCTCTGGCAGCGGGACAAGGAGATCTGGCTGTTTCCCGAAGGCGCCGAGGCCCTGGCGGGCAAGATCCGTTTCGACCGCCTGGGCCTGCGCCTGGCCGAGACGCTCAAGAAGGGTTATCGCAGCCACCACGACGCCATCATCGCCCTTGGCTCACAGGCTATCCACAATGTTGTTGAACTTGACGCCGATCAGGCCAGGGCTGTTTTCTGCGGACGGGACATCGAATGGCCGGGGGCCCAGGCCGGTGCCGGCGAAGTGGTGCTGACCCTGGAAGGCCACCCGATCGGCATTGGCAAATGGTTGAAAAACAAGATCAAAAACAACCTCCCGCGGGAAATACTCAAGGACAACCTGAGCTGGCTCATATAA
- a CDS encoding nucleoside recognition domain-containing protein, whose protein sequence is MLNRVWLALFGAAFLAMLWQLFSGQTQVVNAMVDSLFAMAKLSVDIALGLIGVMALWLGLMKVAERAGLIQQLSRLLNPVFRRLMPEVPAGHPAQGSVTMNLVANALGLDNAATPLGIKAMEDLHSLNRHKDRASNAQILFLVLNTSSVTLLPVVIFLYRAQQGAAQPAEVFLPILLATSASTLAGLLAVALVQRIRLWDGALLLALGVLMGLVAALAWWTLGVSAELMNLRLSLLGNGAILAILGCFLAVAAWRKVAVYEVFVDGAREGFTTAVRIIPYLLAMLAAIGLLRASGALDLLVGAIGQLVAWLGLDARFVDALPTGLMKPFSGSASRALMLETMNHHGVDSFAGRLSAVMQGSTETTFYVLAVYFGAVGIKHSRHAVPCALAADLAGIGAAIAVCYLYFG, encoded by the coding sequence GTGCTCAACCGTGTCTGGCTGGCCCTGTTCGGGGCCGCCTTCCTGGCCATGCTGTGGCAGCTTTTCTCGGGGCAGACCCAGGTGGTCAACGCCATGGTGGACAGCCTGTTCGCCATGGCCAAGCTCAGTGTCGATATCGCCCTGGGGCTGATCGGCGTCATGGCCCTGTGGCTGGGGCTGATGAAGGTGGCGGAGCGGGCGGGGCTGATCCAGCAGCTGTCCCGGCTGCTCAACCCGGTGTTTCGGCGCCTGATGCCGGAGGTGCCGGCCGGCCACCCGGCCCAGGGCAGCGTCACCATGAACCTGGTGGCCAACGCCCTGGGCCTGGATAACGCCGCCACGCCCCTCGGCATCAAGGCCATGGAGGACTTGCACAGCCTCAATCGCCACAAGGACAGGGCCTCCAACGCCCAGATCCTGTTCCTGGTGCTGAACACTTCGTCGGTGACCCTGCTGCCTGTGGTGATCTTCCTGTATCGGGCCCAGCAGGGCGCGGCCCAGCCCGCCGAGGTGTTCCTGCCGATCCTGCTGGCCACCAGCGCCTCCACCCTGGCCGGGCTGCTGGCCGTGGCCCTGGTGCAGCGGATCCGGCTCTGGGACGGCGCCCTGCTGCTGGCCCTTGGCGTGCTGATGGGCCTGGTGGCGGCCCTGGCCTGGTGGACCCTGGGGGTCAGCGCCGAGCTGATGAACCTGAGGCTGAGCCTGCTTGGCAATGGCGCCATCCTGGCCATCCTGGGCTGTTTCCTGGCGGTGGCGGCCTGGCGCAAGGTGGCGGTCTACGAGGTGTTCGTGGACGGTGCCCGGGAAGGCTTCACCACGGCGGTGCGCATCATTCCCTATCTGCTGGCCATGCTGGCCGCCATCGGCCTGCTGCGCGCCTCGGGGGCCCTGGATCTGCTGGTGGGGGCCATAGGCCAATTGGTGGCCTGGCTGGGCCTGGACGCCCGCTTCGTGGATGCCCTGCCCACCGGCCTGATGAAGCCCTTCTCCGGCTCGGCGTCCCGGGCGCTGATGCTGGAGACCATGAACCACCACGGGGTGGACAGCTTCGCCGGTCGCCTGAGCGCGGTGATGCAGGGCTCCACCGAGACCACCTTCTACGTGCTGGCGGTGTACTTTGGCGCCGTCGGTATCAAGCACAGCCGCCATGCCGTTCCCTGTGCCCTGGCGGCGGACTTGGCCGGCATAGGCGCGGCCATCGCCGTCTGTTATCTCTATTTCGGCTAA
- the holB gene encoding DNA polymerase III subunit delta', which produces MLPWLQSWLDRFGHWQAQGRLAHAYLLSGPRGLGKAQLAEAMAARFLCKAPQGPCGHCHPCQLLAAGTHPDLHQLAPDGSQIKVDAVRALLGPVYERAQLGGAKVVIITQAEAMNVNAANALLKSLEEPPRDTHWLLLCRSPGRLLPTILSRCQQLTLGVPTEAEALAWLADQGVKATPALLRRFHGAPLALRQALADGYGEQTARLQQDLAELETGRLLPEQFAGHWHKEAEFCLEELAHRLLDQMRLRSGLPLLYHDRLDRRESLSGQGLKAAWQAVLGCRQALIEQPALNKKLLLLDLAALLQSGRSETLAG; this is translated from the coding sequence ATGTTGCCCTGGCTGCAGAGTTGGCTGGACAGATTCGGACACTGGCAGGCCCAGGGCCGGCTTGCCCATGCCTACCTGCTGAGTGGCCCCAGGGGCCTGGGCAAGGCCCAGCTGGCCGAGGCCATGGCGGCGCGGTTCTTGTGCAAGGCGCCCCAGGGACCCTGTGGCCACTGCCATCCCTGCCAGCTGCTGGCCGCCGGCACCCACCCGGATCTGCACCAGCTGGCGCCGGACGGCAGCCAGATCAAGGTGGATGCGGTGCGGGCCCTGCTTGGCCCCGTCTACGAGCGGGCTCAGCTGGGGGGGGCCAAGGTGGTGATCATCACCCAGGCCGAGGCCATGAACGTCAACGCCGCCAATGCCCTGCTCAAATCCCTGGAGGAGCCCCCCAGGGACACCCACTGGCTGCTGCTCTGTCGCAGCCCCGGCCGGCTGCTGCCGACCATTTTGTCCCGCTGCCAGCAGCTGACCCTGGGCGTGCCCACCGAAGCCGAAGCCCTGGCCTGGCTGGCCGACCAGGGCGTTAAGGCCACTCCGGCGCTGCTGCGCCGCTTCCACGGTGCGCCCCTGGCCCTGCGCCAGGCCCTGGCCGACGGTTATGGCGAGCAGACCGCCAGGCTGCAGCAGGATCTGGCCGAGCTTGAGACCGGCCGGTTGCTGCCGGAGCAGTTCGCCGGCCACTGGCACAAGGAGGCCGAGTTCTGCCTGGAGGAGCTGGCTCATCGCCTGCTGGATCAGATGCGGCTGCGCAGCGGCCTGCCGCTTCTTTACCATGACCGGCTGGACAGGCGCGAGAGCCTGTCCGGGCAGGGTCTCAAGGCGGCCTGGCAGGCGGTGCTGGGTTGTCGCCAGGCCCTTATCGAGCAGCCGGCCCTGAACAAGAAACTACTGCTGCTGGATCTGGCGGCGTTACTGCAAAGTGGAAGGAGTGAGACCCTTGCTGGTTGA